A window of Paenibacillus sp. 19GGS1-52 contains these coding sequences:
- a CDS encoding alpha-mannosidase → MTKKKTAHIVSHTHWDREWYLPYEKHHVRLVQLVDALLEKLDSDTAFRSFYLDGQTIILEDYLQVRPEKKEKLEQYIRAGRILIGPWYILQDAFLTSGEANVRNMQIGHQDAIKYGEPSKIGYFPDTFGLVGQTPQLMVQSGITNAFFGRGVKPTGFNNTVSDGGYESSFSELIWEGPDGSRILGILFANWYSNGNEIPVDETAAREFWDRKLADAEKYASTGELLFMNGCDHQPLQLDLPAAIRTAQALYPDIEFIHSNFPDYLTALESDLKDPLSSGNHKLSSVIGELRSQRTDGWGTLVNTASARIYLKQMNQQGQTLLEKVAEPLASIAHLAGKPYPHHLFTYAWKTLMQNHPHDSICGCSVDEVHREMVTRFDKSRHVAESIVEDSVSFIADTVDTSAFSRYGDNAVPFVVMNTTGWSRTGTVVIDLDVARLYLREGHTLEETARRMQEIKLSGRMLVDESGVMLACSIEDLGLQFGYDLPDDKFRQSYMCRKIRLTFEAAQVPALGLRTYAWVESSSAVPEYNSLFNGEYVMENAGLRVEIDPDGSFTLLDKQNGVLYLDLGVYENTGDIGNEYMYKQPEGETALTTKGNAAAIHVLEDTPFRAAIEIQHDWEIPAAADERLDAEQRSLVYYPERKAQRSQNTVIMKLRTVISLERAGKGLQIDSTINNQAKDHRVRMLFPTDLQTTVHHVDSMFEIAKRDNVPAPEWLNPSNTQHQQAFVDVSNDKAGLTVANLGLNEYEVLRDGRNTIAVTLLRSVGELGDWGWFPTPEAQYLGEHTVSLKLIPHSIDGISSGAYAEAYQFQIPWTVVQTEVHPGTLTSGYAPIQWESPSAAFSSLKMNANTDDLLLRWYNMSVSSAQLDLSLELPHVHLYKTNILEERMPVSVQEEMEKHSIQIGPCEIVTFGIQLKD, encoded by the coding sequence ATGACTAAGAAAAAAACAGCGCATATTGTTTCCCACACCCACTGGGACCGGGAATGGTATTTGCCCTATGAGAAGCATCATGTCCGGCTGGTTCAGCTTGTAGATGCACTGCTGGAGAAGCTGGACAGTGATACGGCTTTTCGCAGCTTTTATCTGGATGGACAGACGATTATTCTGGAGGATTACCTTCAGGTGCGGCCGGAGAAAAAAGAGAAGCTTGAACAGTATATCCGTGCAGGGCGAATTCTGATCGGACCGTGGTATATTTTGCAGGATGCCTTTCTTACAAGCGGCGAGGCCAATGTGCGCAACATGCAGATCGGACACCAGGATGCGATTAAATATGGTGAACCGTCCAAAATCGGCTATTTCCCCGACACCTTCGGACTGGTTGGACAGACGCCGCAGCTAATGGTTCAATCCGGCATTACCAATGCTTTCTTCGGACGGGGAGTTAAGCCGACGGGCTTCAATAATACCGTCTCGGACGGCGGGTACGAGTCCTCGTTCTCCGAGCTGATCTGGGAAGGACCGGACGGCTCGCGAATTCTCGGTATTTTATTTGCCAATTGGTACTCCAACGGCAACGAGATTCCTGTAGACGAAACGGCGGCCCGCGAATTCTGGGATCGCAAGCTGGCTGATGCGGAGAAATACGCTTCGACGGGCGAGCTGCTGTTCATGAATGGCTGTGACCATCAGCCGCTGCAACTGGATTTGCCTGCGGCTATTCGCACGGCACAAGCATTGTACCCGGATATAGAGTTTATCCATTCCAACTTTCCAGACTACCTGACTGCTCTGGAATCGGATCTGAAAGATCCTCTATCCTCCGGAAATCATAAGCTTTCGTCTGTGATTGGCGAGCTGCGCAGTCAGCGCACGGACGGTTGGGGCACCCTAGTGAATACAGCTTCGGCCCGCATCTACCTGAAACAGATGAACCAGCAGGGTCAGACATTACTCGAAAAAGTAGCAGAACCGCTCGCCTCCATTGCCCATCTTGCAGGCAAGCCTTACCCTCATCATCTGTTCACTTATGCTTGGAAGACATTAATGCAGAATCATCCGCATGATAGCATCTGTGGATGCAGTGTAGATGAAGTGCATCGCGAGATGGTGACGCGTTTCGATAAAAGCCGTCATGTAGCCGAAAGCATCGTAGAAGATAGCGTAAGCTTCATTGCGGATACTGTTGATACGTCAGCTTTTAGCAGGTATGGGGACAATGCGGTACCATTTGTAGTAATGAATACAACAGGCTGGAGCCGGACAGGCACCGTCGTTATTGACCTGGACGTTGCCCGTTTATATCTGCGCGAAGGACATACGCTGGAAGAGACCGCCCGCAGAATGCAGGAGATAAAGCTCTCTGGACGTATGTTGGTGGATGAAAGTGGTGTGATGTTGGCTTGTTCTATAGAAGACTTAGGTCTGCAATTCGGCTACGATCTGCCAGATGATAAATTCCGGCAGTCATATATGTGCCGCAAGATACGGTTAACATTCGAAGCAGCACAGGTACCTGCACTTGGACTTCGCACCTATGCTTGGGTCGAATCATCGAGTGCTGTTCCTGAATACAACTCCCTATTTAATGGGGAATACGTAATGGAGAATGCTGGCCTCAGAGTGGAGATTGACCCTGACGGTTCATTTACCCTGCTGGATAAGCAAAACGGTGTCTTATACTTAGACCTTGGTGTTTATGAGAACACTGGAGACATCGGTAATGAATATATGTACAAGCAGCCCGAAGGAGAAACTGCACTGACTACCAAAGGAAATGCTGCAGCTATTCACGTACTGGAAGATACTCCATTCCGCGCTGCAATTGAGATACAGCACGATTGGGAGATCCCGGCAGCAGCGGATGAGAGACTGGATGCAGAGCAGCGCTCTCTGGTTTATTATCCGGAGCGTAAAGCACAGCGGAGCCAGAATACCGTCATCATGAAGCTACGTACAGTTATTTCGCTGGAGCGTGCCGGTAAAGGGCTGCAAATTGATTCCACCATAAATAATCAGGCGAAGGATCACCGGGTTCGGATGTTGTTCCCCACCGATCTTCAAACCACTGTTCACCATGTGGATTCGATGTTCGAAATTGCCAAGCGGGATAACGTACCAGCCCCGGAATGGCTGAATCCAAGTAACACCCAGCACCAGCAGGCATTTGTTGATGTCAGCAATGATAAGGCGGGTCTTACTGTGGCCAACCTTGGGTTGAATGAGTATGAGGTTCTGCGTGACGGACGCAATACCATCGCAGTTACTCTGCTGCGCAGTGTAGGCGAGCTTGGGGATTGGGGTTGGTTCCCGACACCAGAAGCTCAGTACCTAGGTGAACACACCGTAAGTCTGAAGCTTATCCCACATAGCATAGACGGGATATCCTCTGGTGCTTATGCTGAGGCTTATCAATTTCAGATACCTTGGACTGTAGTTCAGACAGAGGTCCACCCAGGAACTCTTACTTCGGGATATGCACCTATTCAGTGGGAGAGTCCTTCTGCCGCGTTCTCTTCCTTGAAGATGAACGCGAACACAGATGATCTGCTGTTGCGCTGGTATAACATGAGCGTCTCATCAGCACAGCTTGATTTGAGCCTGGAGCTGCCACATGTTCATTTATACAAGACGAATATTCTAGAAGAGCGTATGCCTGTGTCTGTACAGGAAGAGATGGAGAAGCATTCTATACAGATAGGTCCCTGTGAAATAGTTACGTTTGGTATTCAACTAAAAGACTAA
- a CDS encoding alpha-amylase family protein has protein sequence MSTGRVILFFDPSFPGGPAADDTTNDSLAAQLKSLGEVVSAEQLAQALDAEQAGDVFINLHAPYFPKEAWASIVAFLQQGGGLLSIGGAPFKHPVRKQSGTWQVEAEQTAYHRQLHIHEALRVNGSRVNSYAALLDIPLFAGQEQLLSPADTWNLVPHVTKSSDLPEQMGASGPMDTRIYPLLKGVTAEGREISAPVVLWEHVGGPFVGGRWIFVGQPLDQTFWSNGGAEMLASLATFIAKGVTELWVKPNYASYEQGEQPLISLQSQRLSRHSSSVQAVEWKLRFTLQKDGESAACFEYGCQLTVTREHNIHRFPMPVKLQAGLYRLTCQAKAEDGEVRVLRQGFWSYDADLLAQGESITAGRDYFIKEGKPLPVVGMTYMTSDVARKFLFLPNAQVWDRDMAQMKKAGINWIRTGIWTAYRNVMQVDGHASEEVLRAIDAFLLTAKRHDLQVTFTFFSFTPETWEGRNPYLDPRSVEAQKRFIRSIVSRHRNTSHVDWDLINEPSMFDPPRIFSDGPSTASDRYEQQAFSSWLETRHVSISILQERWNMTPLELPSFTAALPPEREEINFSIQDVHQGKRGTRWLDYCLFSMDMHNVWAKELYGTIKELSPKQLVTVGQDEALGAQRPSPFFYEEAVDYTTVHTWWLNDNLLWSGIFAKTANKPNLVQETGIMYVETPDGRAKRSEEELRAMLERKYAYAFASGGAGAIQWIWNTNFYMDNANESQIGAVRADGTEKPEAEVSYDFGHFIGEAGELFAERKLEEIAVIFPYSNDLSNRKLAFDATTRLTRILSYQLHLPFRAVSEYGLEALEAQPPKLILLPSAHNLDDEAMDKLIRIVEQTGAVLLVTGSLGINAYWQPSDRLKHLLGQRELRNVRREELLNLAGSTFAVSYGQRRIAELVKEVAVHAAADLAPNLQPGDTVVEMPLGKGRLIWCPLPLELNERDEPIAELYRYAAEASGIQTELEWVMGGDLPGVYGRKLSFAEGALYIFVSEYAWDAEIEVRDPDTSISYTFRLEKERSVLFATDKAGQLVSVYRPGEVAISLHRS, from the coding sequence GTGAGTACGGGCCGAGTGATTCTTTTCTTCGACCCGTCATTCCCAGGCGGCCCTGCTGCAGACGATACAACAAATGATTCGTTAGCAGCACAGCTAAAGAGCTTGGGAGAAGTCGTCAGCGCGGAGCAATTAGCGCAGGCGCTCGATGCTGAACAAGCGGGTGATGTGTTTATCAACCTGCATGCACCTTACTTTCCGAAGGAGGCTTGGGCATCTATTGTGGCCTTCCTGCAACAAGGCGGCGGCCTGCTCAGCATCGGCGGCGCACCATTTAAGCATCCGGTACGGAAGCAGTCCGGCACATGGCAGGTAGAAGCCGAACAGACCGCCTATCACCGCCAACTGCATATTCATGAAGCGCTGCGCGTGAACGGCAGCCGCGTCAATTCCTATGCCGCATTGTTGGATATCCCGCTCTTCGCTGGTCAAGAACAGCTGCTGAGCCCGGCAGATACCTGGAACCTCGTGCCGCATGTTACCAAAAGCAGTGATTTGCCGGAGCAAATGGGCGCAAGCGGTCCGATGGATACACGGATTTATCCGCTCTTAAAAGGTGTTACAGCAGAAGGACGCGAGATTTCCGCACCTGTCGTTCTGTGGGAACATGTTGGCGGTCCCTTCGTGGGTGGACGCTGGATTTTTGTCGGCCAGCCGCTCGACCAGACCTTCTGGAGCAACGGGGGGGCGGAAATGCTGGCCAGCTTAGCGACATTTATTGCTAAGGGAGTGACTGAGCTTTGGGTGAAGCCCAATTACGCTTCCTACGAACAGGGCGAACAGCCTCTAATCAGCCTGCAAAGTCAGCGACTCAGCCGTCATTCGTCTTCAGTGCAGGCAGTGGAGTGGAAGCTCAGATTCACTTTACAGAAGGATGGGGAGAGCGCAGCATGTTTTGAATATGGATGCCAACTGACAGTAACTCGCGAACATAATATCCATCGGTTCCCAATGCCGGTGAAGCTGCAAGCTGGATTGTACCGCCTTACCTGTCAGGCCAAAGCTGAAGATGGAGAAGTGCGTGTGCTGCGTCAGGGCTTCTGGAGTTACGATGCAGATCTGTTAGCGCAAGGCGAGTCAATCACCGCTGGTCGGGACTATTTTATAAAAGAAGGCAAGCCGCTGCCGGTAGTGGGCATGACCTATATGACTTCGGATGTGGCGCGCAAGTTCCTGTTCCTGCCGAATGCGCAGGTATGGGACCGGGATATGGCGCAGATGAAGAAGGCCGGCATTAACTGGATTCGGACCGGCATTTGGACCGCTTACCGGAATGTGATGCAGGTAGACGGACATGCTTCCGAGGAAGTACTGCGGGCGATCGATGCTTTTTTACTGACTGCCAAAAGACATGACCTGCAGGTAACCTTCACCTTTTTCTCCTTTACACCAGAAACGTGGGAAGGGCGTAATCCATACCTTGATCCACGCAGCGTAGAGGCGCAAAAACGCTTTATCCGCTCCATTGTTTCCCGACACCGCAACACGAGCCATGTAGATTGGGATCTGATCAATGAACCTTCTATGTTTGATCCACCGCGTATTTTCTCGGATGGACCGAGCACGGCTAGTGATAGATATGAACAACAGGCCTTCTCGTCTTGGCTGGAGACTCGGCATGTCAGCATCTCCATTCTTCAGGAGCGCTGGAATATGACGCCACTTGAGCTGCCGAGCTTCACAGCAGCCCTGCCTCCTGAGCGGGAAGAGATTAATTTCAGCATACAGGATGTACACCAAGGCAAACGTGGTACACGCTGGCTGGATTATTGTTTGTTCTCAATGGATATGCATAACGTTTGGGCCAAAGAGCTGTACGGAACGATCAAAGAACTGAGTCCTAAACAATTAGTTACCGTAGGGCAAGATGAAGCGCTTGGCGCACAAAGACCGTCGCCGTTCTTCTATGAAGAGGCTGTCGATTATACGACGGTCCATACCTGGTGGCTGAACGATAACCTGCTGTGGAGCGGTATTTTTGCCAAAACAGCAAACAAGCCTAATCTGGTGCAGGAGACTGGCATTATGTACGTGGAGACACCGGACGGGCGGGCGAAACGCAGCGAAGAAGAGCTGCGGGCAATGCTGGAACGCAAGTATGCATATGCGTTTGCTTCAGGTGGAGCCGGTGCCATCCAGTGGATCTGGAACACGAACTTCTATATGGATAATGCTAATGAATCACAGATCGGAGCTGTACGGGCAGATGGTACCGAGAAACCGGAAGCCGAAGTCTCTTACGATTTTGGTCATTTTATAGGTGAAGCTGGAGAGCTGTTTGCCGAGCGGAAGCTCGAAGAGATTGCTGTTATTTTCCCCTATTCAAATGATCTATCGAACCGGAAGCTGGCCTTTGATGCCACCACACGGTTGACGCGTATCCTATCCTATCAGCTGCATCTGCCGTTCCGTGCTGTTTCGGAATACGGCCTTGAGGCTCTGGAGGCACAACCGCCCAAGCTGATCTTACTGCCAAGCGCGCACAACCTCGATGATGAAGCCATGGACAAACTGATCAGAATTGTTGAGCAGACGGGTGCGGTGCTGCTGGTTACTGGATCCCTAGGGATTAACGCCTATTGGCAGCCGTCCGACCGCTTGAAACACCTCTTGGGTCAACGTGAACTCCGCAATGTACGACGGGAGGAATTGCTGAATCTTGCCGGCAGCACCTTCGCAGTGTCTTATGGACAGCGCCGAATTGCCGAGCTAGTGAAAGAAGTGGCGGTGCATGCTGCTGCGGACTTAGCTCCTAATCTTCAACCTGGTGATACTGTAGTGGAAATGCCTTTGGGTAAAGGACGTCTCATCTGGTGCCCACTTCCACTGGAGCTAAATGAGCGGGACGAACCGATTGCCGAGCTATATCGCTATGCGGCAGAAGCATCCGGTATTCAGACTGAGCTAGAGTGGGTTATGGGTGGGGATTTACCGGGAGTCTATGGACGCAAGCTGAGCTTTGCGGAAGGAGCACTCTATATCTTTGTATCTGAGTACGCTTGGGATGCAGAGATCGAGGTCAGAGATCCAGATACTAGCATCAGCTACACCTTCCGGTTGGAAAAAGAACGATCTGTGCTTTTCGCGACGGATAAGGCTGGACAGCTGGTGTCGGTATACAGACCAGGGGAAGTAGCTATTTCACTTCATAGAAGCTGA
- a CDS encoding glycoside hydrolase family 125 protein — protein MEQFRLPKIAMPKLELPQAIQEVLAEAEEKLAHRPKLLQLFKNCFPNTLETTTKLLDDGTTFVITGDIPASWLRDSVEQVIQYVPLAKNDLDLQRIIGGLIKRHIHYIHIDPYANAFNERASDWHWSTNDITDMSPWVWERKFEIDSLCFVVRLAYTYWKETGITDFFDAEFKAALRLIIDLFKREQHHFEQSPYRFTRNNGIPEDSLRNNGLGMPVNYTGMIWSGFRSSDDACDFHYNIPGNMFAVVALRQMQEFAEWVFRDYEFLAELKELEFEVDHGIKLYGIYRHPQFGPIYAYETDGFGNYCLMDDAGTPGLISIPYLGYASADDPIYQNTRRFALSTENPFYYEGKAAKGIGSPHTPENYIWHMALSMQGITAQTTEEKLELIALLESTDAGTGFMHEGFHADDPNVFTRSWFAWSNSLFSQLVYRAMKEGIL, from the coding sequence TTGGAACAATTCAGACTACCCAAAATAGCAATGCCGAAGCTCGAACTGCCGCAGGCCATACAAGAGGTGCTTGCCGAAGCCGAGGAGAAGCTGGCTCATCGTCCCAAGCTGCTGCAGCTGTTCAAGAACTGTTTTCCCAATACGCTAGAGACCACAACAAAGCTGCTTGATGACGGAACAACCTTTGTCATTACCGGAGATATTCCAGCTTCTTGGCTGCGTGATTCAGTCGAGCAGGTGATTCAGTATGTGCCATTGGCGAAGAATGACCTCGATTTGCAGCGGATTATCGGTGGATTGATCAAACGGCATATTCACTATATCCATATCGACCCTTATGCCAACGCGTTTAACGAGCGGGCTAGTGACTGGCACTGGAGCACCAATGATATTACGGACATGTCGCCTTGGGTGTGGGAGCGGAAGTTTGAGATTGATTCCCTGTGCTTTGTTGTGCGGCTGGCCTATACCTATTGGAAAGAAACTGGAATTACAGATTTCTTCGATGCTGAATTCAAAGCGGCACTGCGCCTGATCATTGACCTGTTCAAAAGAGAGCAACACCACTTCGAGCAATCGCCCTACCGCTTCACGCGAAATAATGGCATTCCTGAAGATTCGCTGCGCAATAACGGACTAGGGATGCCGGTGAATTATACCGGAATGATCTGGTCCGGCTTCCGTTCCAGTGATGATGCCTGCGATTTCCACTACAACATTCCTGGCAATATGTTCGCCGTTGTCGCCTTGCGCCAGATGCAGGAATTTGCCGAGTGGGTATTCCGCGACTATGAATTTCTGGCCGAACTAAAAGAATTGGAATTTGAAGTGGATCACGGGATTAAGCTATACGGAATCTACCGCCATCCACAGTTTGGACCAATCTATGCCTATGAGACGGACGGATTCGGCAACTACTGTCTGATGGATGATGCTGGAACGCCAGGGCTGATCTCCATTCCGTATCTGGGTTACGCTTCTGCAGATGATCCAATTTATCAGAATACGCGACGCTTTGCCCTAAGCACAGAAAATCCCTTCTACTATGAGGGTAAAGCCGCCAAAGGCATTGGCAGTCCACATACCCCAGAGAATTACATTTGGCATATGGCCTTGTCGATGCAGGGAATTACGGCACAGACAACGGAAGAGAAGCTGGAGCTGATCGCCCTGCTGGAAAGCACCGATGCCGGAACCGGATTTATGCATGAGGGCTTCCATGCCGACGATCCAAACGTCTTTACCCGCAGCTGGTTCGCGTGGTCGAACAGTCTGTTCTCACAGCTAGTGTACCGGGCGATGAAGGAAGGCATTCTGTGA